From a single Sinomonas atrocyanea genomic region:
- a CDS encoding ABC transporter ATP-binding protein, which translates to MRELEYARPAARAAAHRSRPVIALEDVSKVYGQGEAEVRALDGVGLSIGRGEFVAIVGASGSGKSTMMNIIGCLDAPTGGKYLMDGIATGELDEFQLAQIRNRKIGFVFQSFNLIPRTRAVDNVAMPLAYRKVGRRERHALALEALDAVGLSARAGHLPSQLSGGQQQRVAIARALVGEPVLLLADEPTGALDTRSSHEILDLFDALHARGRTIVMITHEPEVAARAQRVVRMQDGRIVEDSAPSGGSA; encoded by the coding sequence ATGAGAGAGCTCGAGTACGCACGGCCGGCGGCACGTGCGGCCGCACACCGGTCGCGGCCCGTGATCGCCCTCGAGGACGTCAGCAAGGTCTACGGCCAGGGCGAGGCCGAGGTCCGGGCGCTGGACGGCGTGGGCCTGAGCATCGGCCGCGGCGAGTTCGTGGCGATCGTGGGCGCGTCCGGGTCGGGCAAGTCGACCATGATGAACATCATCGGGTGCCTGGACGCGCCGACGGGCGGGAAGTACCTCATGGACGGGATCGCGACCGGCGAGCTCGACGAGTTCCAGCTCGCCCAGATCCGCAACCGCAAGATCGGGTTCGTCTTCCAGAGCTTCAACCTCATCCCCCGCACGCGGGCCGTCGACAACGTGGCGATGCCCCTGGCATATCGGAAGGTGGGCCGGCGCGAGCGGCACGCCCTCGCGCTCGAGGCCCTCGACGCCGTCGGCCTCTCCGCCCGCGCGGGCCACCTGCCCTCGCAGCTCTCCGGCGGCCAGCAGCAGCGCGTCGCGATCGCCCGCGCCCTCGTCGGCGAGCCGGTGCTCCTCCTCGCGGACGAGCCGACCGGGGCGCTCGACACCAGGTCCTCGCACGAGATCCTCGATCTCTTCGACGCCCTGCACGCCCGCGGCCGGACGATCGTCATGATCACCCACGAGCCGGAAGTCGCCGCCCGCGCCCAGCGGGTGGTGCGGATGCAGGACGGACGCATCGTCGAGGACTCTGCACCGTCGGGAGGCAGCGCGTGA
- a CDS encoding response regulator gives MSETEHHHGEGPLRLLLVDDQPLLRMGFRLVLESEDGIEVVGEAGNGAEAVKLTESLRPDVVLMDVRMPVMDGIEATRRIAAAHSPARVIILTTFDLDEYAFSGLQAGASAFLLKDVAPAELVQAVRLVASGDAVVSPRVTQRLLETYVRSGGAPARSNGGAAPDPLLKELTPRELEVLRAICEGLSNAEIAHRFFLSEATVKSHVRRILTKLHLRDRVQAVVYGYETGLIIPSNPDY, from the coding sequence ATGAGCGAGACGGAGCACCACCACGGCGAGGGGCCCTTGAGGCTCCTGCTCGTCGACGACCAGCCGCTGCTGCGGATGGGCTTCCGGCTCGTCCTCGAGTCCGAGGACGGGATCGAGGTGGTCGGCGAGGCCGGCAACGGCGCCGAGGCCGTGAAGCTCACCGAGTCGCTGCGCCCCGACGTGGTGCTCATGGACGTGCGGATGCCGGTCATGGACGGCATCGAGGCCACACGGCGCATCGCCGCCGCCCACAGCCCTGCCCGCGTCATCATCCTGACCACCTTCGATCTCGACGAGTACGCGTTCTCCGGCCTCCAGGCCGGCGCCTCGGCGTTCCTGCTCAAGGACGTGGCGCCCGCCGAACTCGTCCAGGCCGTGCGGCTCGTGGCCAGCGGGGACGCCGTCGTGAGCCCCCGCGTGACCCAGCGGCTCCTCGAGACCTACGTCCGCAGCGGCGGCGCGCCCGCCCGGAGCAACGGCGGCGCCGCCCCGGACCCCCTGCTCAAGGAGCTGACGCCGCGCGAACTCGAGGTCCTGCGGGCCATCTGCGAGGGCCTGAGCAACGCGGAGATCGCGCACCGGTTCTTCCTCTCCGAGGCCACCGTGAAGAGCCACGTGCGCCGGATCCTGACCAAGCTGCACCTGCGCGACCGGGTGCAGGCGGTCGTGTACGGGTACGAGACGGGGCTCATCATCCCGAGCAACCCCGACTACTGA
- a CDS encoding sensor histidine kinase, whose translation MHAPGAQALALAVPPRRGRVRAYLADRPVAMDWIVVAAAAFLAGPLFAEYALHGNWWRLALLAVQQAALLGRRRSPWAVLVVTVAIDAALLYQSPNSSVMSAAVFFALYAVAVSAPALVAFGASVLASVPASVYYAFVYTPRGPAVPENARYVGLVAAVSVLLMDVLAAGLGAWVRGTREHQAEIRAWAMRRAELASVQERNRIAREMHDVVAHSLTVMVALSDGAAKIAAKDPDRAQEVLGELSRTGRTALADMRRVLGVLREPASEASLAPAPGTESLQSLVAGFRTAGLPAVLTLTGAAPPADPAFQLAVYRIVQESLTNALRYGRGVSRVEVEVAREGSTVRVRIENDGAAADGARPRLGTGAGIAGMRERAALYGGTLRAGPRAGGGWVVETELLVDEQHWAEGDA comes from the coding sequence GTGCACGCTCCCGGCGCGCAGGCGCTCGCCCTCGCGGTCCCGCCACGGCGGGGCCGCGTCCGCGCGTACCTGGCCGACCGTCCCGTGGCGATGGACTGGATCGTCGTCGCCGCGGCCGCGTTCCTCGCGGGGCCGCTCTTCGCCGAGTACGCCCTGCACGGCAATTGGTGGCGGTTGGCCCTGCTGGCCGTCCAGCAGGCGGCCCTGCTGGGGCGGCGCCGGTCCCCGTGGGCCGTGCTGGTGGTGACCGTGGCGATCGACGCCGCCCTGCTCTACCAGTCCCCGAACAGCTCGGTCATGAGCGCGGCGGTCTTCTTCGCGCTCTACGCCGTGGCCGTCTCAGCCCCGGCGCTCGTCGCCTTCGGCGCATCCGTGCTCGCCTCGGTCCCCGCCTCCGTCTACTACGCGTTCGTCTACACCCCCCGCGGCCCCGCCGTCCCGGAGAACGCCCGCTACGTGGGCCTGGTCGCCGCGGTCTCCGTGTTGCTCATGGACGTCCTCGCCGCCGGGCTCGGAGCCTGGGTCCGCGGCACCCGCGAGCACCAGGCCGAGATCCGGGCCTGGGCCATGCGCAGGGCCGAGCTGGCCTCCGTCCAGGAGCGCAACCGGATCGCCCGGGAGATGCACGACGTCGTCGCGCACTCGCTCACGGTCATGGTCGCCCTCAGCGACGGCGCCGCGAAGATCGCCGCGAAGGACCCGGACAGGGCCCAGGAGGTCCTCGGCGAGCTGTCCCGTACCGGGCGCACCGCCCTGGCGGACATGCGCCGCGTCCTCGGGGTGCTCCGCGAGCCGGCATCGGAGGCAAGCCTCGCACCCGCCCCCGGCACCGAGAGCTTGCAGTCGCTCGTGGCCGGGTTCCGGACCGCGGGGCTCCCCGCCGTCCTCACACTCACCGGGGCCGCCCCGCCCGCGGACCCCGCCTTCCAGCTCGCCGTCTACCGGATCGTCCAGGAGTCCCTGACCAACGCGCTCCGCTACGGGCGCGGGGTCTCCCGCGTCGAGGTCGAGGTGGCACGCGAGGGCAGCACCGTGCGGGTCCGGATCGAGAACGACGGCGCGGCGGCCGACGGCGCGCGGCCTCGCCTCGGGACGGGAGCCGGCATCGCCGGGATGCGGGAGCGGGCCGCCCTCTACGGCGGCACCCTCCGCGCGGGCCCGCGGGCCGGGGGAGGATGGGTCGTGGAGACCGAGCTGCTGGTGGACGAGCAGCACTGGGCGGAGGGGGACGCATGA
- a CDS encoding ABC transporter permease has product MIAESVRFALSGIAANKMRSVLTTLGIVIGISAVITLLAVGAGTSNMIKEQIGRLGTNVLTVNRAVATGGRATGGSATATRTRSTFLTLADQQSLDDPVLAPDIATTAPVVQAQSVTAALGSSTHSIASTLGTTPSYFGITAFSAAAGRVLDDADAGQPVVVLGNSVAVDLAQDVSTLVGQTVSLNSRNFTVVGVLAAKGTSGLNDPDDVAMVPIDTAQGAFTGYTQSLSSIAVQAKSADVMTQAQNEMQQILDARHQVTPDTRDYQVRNQAQVLSTATSTTQTLTILLSAVAGISLLVGGIGVMNIMLVTVTERTREIGIRKAIGATRGNIVLQFLVESLIISVLGGIAGILLGFGASGFQFFGIQPEVQWWTVWLSVAVSAGIGLVFGIYPANKAAKLRPIDALRYE; this is encoded by the coding sequence GTGATCGCCGAGTCCGTGCGCTTCGCCCTCTCAGGGATCGCGGCGAACAAGATGCGCTCCGTGCTCACCACGCTGGGAATCGTGATCGGCATCAGCGCCGTCATCACGCTCCTCGCCGTCGGGGCCGGGACGTCGAACATGATCAAGGAGCAGATCGGGCGCCTGGGCACCAACGTGCTCACCGTGAACCGCGCCGTCGCGACGGGCGGACGGGCCACCGGCGGGAGCGCGACCGCGACCCGCACCCGGTCCACCTTCCTCACCCTCGCCGACCAGCAGTCCCTCGACGACCCGGTCCTCGCCCCGGACATCGCGACGACAGCCCCGGTGGTGCAGGCGCAGTCCGTCACCGCGGCGCTGGGCTCCTCGACGCACTCGATCGCCTCGACGCTCGGGACCACGCCGTCGTACTTCGGCATCACGGCGTTCAGCGCCGCGGCCGGGCGGGTGCTCGACGACGCCGACGCCGGCCAGCCCGTCGTCGTGCTGGGCAACAGTGTGGCCGTCGACCTGGCCCAGGACGTGTCCACCCTCGTCGGGCAGACCGTCTCGCTCAACAGCCGCAACTTCACGGTGGTCGGTGTCCTCGCCGCCAAGGGCACGAGCGGGCTCAACGACCCCGACGACGTGGCCATGGTCCCGATCGACACGGCACAGGGCGCCTTCACCGGCTACACCCAGAGCCTCTCCTCCATCGCCGTGCAGGCCAAGAGCGCCGACGTCATGACCCAGGCGCAGAACGAGATGCAGCAGATCCTCGATGCCCGGCACCAGGTGACGCCGGACACCCGCGACTACCAGGTGCGGAACCAGGCCCAGGTGCTCTCGACCGCCACCTCCACCACCCAGACCCTGACGATCCTCCTCAGCGCGGTCGCCGGGATCAGCCTCCTCGTCGGCGGGATCGGGGTCATGAACATCATGCTCGTCACCGTGACGGAGCGGACCAGGGAAATCGGAATCCGCAAGGCCATCGGCGCCACGCGGGGCAACATCGTGCTGCAGTTCCTCGTCGAATCACTCATCATCTCGGTCCTCGGCGGCATCGCGGGCATCCTCCTCGGGTTCGGCGCCTCCGGCTTCCAGTTCTTCGGCATCCAGCCGGAGGTCCAGTGGTGGACCGTGTGGCTGAGCGTTGCCGTGTCCGCAGGGATCGGACTCGTGTTCGGCATCTATCCGGCCAACAAGGCCGCCAAGCTCCGTCCCATCGACGCCCTCCGCTACGAATAG
- a CDS encoding bifunctional phosphatase PAP2/diacylglycerol kinase family protein: MMRPRRLRDLRPPGLPFHAVQRMDTALVDRVARLPRGPWDPAFSWLTRAATHSKLWIAIAAGLALKKGPSRRAAAHGLMAVALASASVNIVAKRLLPRTRPHPAALPVHRFLSPQPTSSSLPSGHSASAFAFATGVGLLSPPLGAALVPLAAGVAYSRVHTGAHWPSDVVLGSACGVGAAFVTRTWWARLETAPPARTTPAPAPALERGEGLAVVLNPASGPAGTDSAARVRELFPSAMVKEVGEDDDAAEVARTLAATSGVRALGVWGGDGTVGAVAGVCADLRMPLAVLPGGTFNHFARDLGALEGADVADAVDAGTALVCDLGRVRAERGDPEAPEEVRVVMLNTASVGVYPNLVRRRDHLRRRLPWLPKRAAGTLAALRTFGASTPTWLEIDGVRRKVWTLYIGRGRYWPRDIAPLERPILDDGVLDLRAASARPRFARLRLLTALVTGTAERSPALHEWDAEEVELAALGRPLVLAVDGEVVPGVRRATVRVERGALTVYSPRAAG, from the coding sequence ATGATGCGACCCCGCAGGCTCCGCGACCTCCGTCCCCCCGGCCTGCCCTTCCATGCCGTCCAGCGCATGGATACCGCCCTGGTCGACCGGGTCGCCCGGCTTCCGCGCGGCCCCTGGGACCCGGCGTTCTCCTGGCTGACCCGGGCCGCCACGCACTCGAAGCTGTGGATCGCCATCGCCGCGGGCCTGGCCCTGAAGAAGGGGCCGTCCCGGCGGGCCGCCGCGCACGGCCTGATGGCCGTGGCGCTCGCCTCCGCGAGCGTGAACATCGTCGCCAAGCGCCTCCTGCCCCGCACCCGGCCCCACCCTGCGGCCCTGCCGGTGCACCGCTTCCTCAGCCCCCAGCCCACGAGCTCGTCCCTGCCGAGCGGCCACTCGGCCTCCGCCTTCGCCTTCGCCACCGGGGTCGGGCTGCTGAGCCCGCCGCTCGGCGCCGCGCTCGTCCCACTGGCCGCCGGCGTGGCCTACTCGCGCGTCCACACGGGCGCGCACTGGCCCAGCGACGTCGTCCTCGGCTCCGCCTGCGGCGTCGGCGCCGCGTTCGTGACGCGCACCTGGTGGGCCCGCCTCGAGACCGCGCCGCCCGCCCGGACGACCCCCGCCCCCGCCCCCGCCCTCGAGCGGGGGGAGGGGCTCGCCGTCGTCCTCAATCCGGCCAGCGGTCCGGCCGGGACTGACTCCGCGGCGAGGGTGCGGGAGCTCTTCCCCTCCGCGATGGTCAAGGAGGTGGGGGAGGACGACGACGCGGCCGAGGTCGCGCGGACCCTTGCCGCGACGTCCGGCGTTCGCGCCCTCGGCGTCTGGGGCGGCGACGGCACGGTGGGCGCCGTGGCCGGAGTGTGTGCAGACCTCCGCATGCCCCTCGCGGTGCTGCCGGGCGGGACCTTCAACCACTTCGCCCGCGACCTCGGAGCGCTCGAGGGCGCCGACGTCGCCGACGCCGTGGACGCCGGGACGGCGCTCGTGTGCGACCTCGGCCGCGTGCGGGCCGAGCGCGGGGATCCCGAGGCACCCGAGGAGGTCCGCGTCGTCATGCTCAACACGGCGAGCGTGGGGGTGTACCCCAACCTCGTCCGGCGGCGGGACCATCTCCGCCGCCGCCTCCCTTGGCTCCCCAAGCGCGCGGCCGGCACGCTCGCGGCCCTGCGGACCTTCGGCGCCTCGACCCCCACCTGGCTCGAGATCGACGGCGTCCGCCGCAAGGTGTGGACCCTCTACATCGGCCGCGGCCGCTACTGGCCCCGCGACATCGCGCCGCTCGAGCGCCCCATCCTGGACGACGGCGTCCTCGACCTCCGTGCCGCCAGCGCCCGGCCCCGCTTCGCCCGGCTCCGGCTCCTGACGGCCCTGGTCACGGGCACCGCCGAGCGGAGCCCGGCCCTGCACGAGTGGGATGCCGAGGAGGTCGAACTCGCGGCCCTCGGGCGGCCGCTGGTCCTTGCGGTGGACGGCGAGGTGGTCCCCGGAGTCCGGCGCGCCACCGTCCGGGTGGAGCGGGGTGCCCTCACGGTGTACTCGCCGCGGGCCGCCGGCTGA
- a CDS encoding ABC transporter ATP-binding protein, translating to MIQAQDLAKVYGDKTAVDGVTFTVQPGRVTGFLGPNGAGKSTTMRMIMGLDAPTRGTVTVNGEPYVRHRAPLREIGALLEARAVHPGRTAYTHLRALAATHRIPVSRVSEVIEMTGLGAVARKKVKGFSLGMGQRLGIAAALLGDPQVVVLDEPVNGLDPEGVLWVRNLVKYLASEGRTVFLSSHLMSEMSQTADHLIVIGRGKIIADAPIQEILNGEGRARTRVRTDSPEQLAALLARDGVSIQTQERELLEVSGLGPREIAQAALGAGILVYELTPLQASLEEAYLELTKDDVEYRSDRPDAGHAPSLPAAATPAQTQEAHR from the coding sequence ATGATCCAGGCGCAAGACCTGGCCAAGGTCTACGGCGACAAGACGGCCGTGGACGGGGTCACCTTCACCGTCCAGCCGGGCCGCGTCACCGGCTTCCTCGGCCCCAACGGTGCCGGCAAGTCCACCACGATGCGCATGATCATGGGGCTCGACGCGCCCACCCGCGGCACCGTGACCGTCAACGGCGAGCCGTATGTCAGGCACCGGGCACCGCTGCGGGAGATCGGCGCCCTCCTCGAGGCGCGCGCCGTGCATCCCGGCCGCACCGCCTACACGCACCTGCGCGCCCTCGCCGCCACTCACCGCATCCCGGTCTCGCGCGTCAGCGAGGTCATCGAGATGACCGGCCTCGGCGCCGTGGCACGGAAGAAGGTCAAGGGCTTCTCCCTCGGCATGGGGCAGCGGCTCGGGATCGCCGCGGCCCTGCTCGGCGACCCGCAGGTCGTGGTGCTCGACGAGCCCGTCAACGGCCTCGACCCCGAGGGCGTCCTGTGGGTCCGCAACCTCGTCAAGTACCTTGCCTCCGAGGGGCGCACCGTCTTCCTCTCGAGCCACCTCATGAGCGAGATGTCCCAGACCGCGGACCACCTCATCGTGATCGGCCGCGGCAAGATCATCGCGGACGCACCGATCCAGGAGATCCTCAACGGCGAGGGCCGAGCACGGACCCGGGTCCGCACGGATAGCCCCGAGCAGCTCGCCGCGCTGCTGGCCCGTGACGGGGTGAGCATCCAGACCCAGGAGCGCGAGCTCCTCGAGGTCTCCGGCCTCGGGCCGCGCGAGATCGCCCAGGCCGCGCTCGGCGCCGGCATCCTGGTCTACGAGCTCACGCCGCTGCAGGCGAGCCTCGAGGAGGCCTACCTCGAGCTCACCAAGGACGACGTCGAGTACCGCTCCGACCGTCCCGATGCCGGCCACGCGCCCAGCCTGCCCGCCGCGGCCACCCCCGCCCAGACCCAGGAGGCGCACCGATGA
- a CDS encoding efflux RND transporter periplasmic adaptor subunit yields the protein MNRRTLVINSALGAAALLLSGGIWATVAATARPASSVSSRTVSVARASLQQTATASGNVSSAATTTVGTGNCSGAVTAVKVAIGQTVKAGDELVDIDPTNAQNAVDSAQAQLDAASAQTGQQAASAANSVAQARQQLASAQQTQALDVQQLAASVAAAQKQVDADQATLTQDQATASASPSSTPAANALTAAQAQLAKDQQSLTQAQNQQASSTLKDQQQVAGAGVSLSSAQNAQANAAPANVTSAQITLKTAQDNLADCVVKAPSNGTVTAIGAVVGANASGGSSGGSSASGAGSAASAGSTGASSSGAAGSGSAAGLVTLTDAGHLQVTAAFSESDVAAMKAGQAATLTFPALKADAGAPPVTGTVTSIAATSTTTNGVVTYAVTVSIANPPAAVRLGESATVAVTTASADNALVVPTLAITTAGTRQTVTVQRNGADVPVAVTTGVTANGRTQILTGLGEGDQIVLPSVTGTTDTSTQNPRGLFGGGFGGGAGGNGGGGARGGTSGGSNSGTGR from the coding sequence GTGAACCGTCGCACCCTCGTCATCAACAGCGCCCTCGGGGCGGCTGCCCTCCTCCTGAGCGGAGGGATCTGGGCGACCGTCGCCGCGACGGCGCGCCCCGCCAGCAGCGTCAGCAGCCGCACGGTCTCCGTAGCGCGCGCCTCGCTCCAGCAGACTGCCACGGCCTCGGGGAATGTCTCGTCGGCCGCGACCACCACGGTGGGGACCGGCAACTGCTCGGGCGCCGTCACGGCCGTCAAGGTTGCCATCGGCCAGACCGTCAAGGCCGGTGACGAGCTGGTGGACATCGACCCGACCAACGCGCAGAACGCCGTCGACTCGGCCCAGGCGCAGCTCGACGCGGCCTCGGCGCAGACCGGACAGCAGGCAGCCAGCGCGGCGAACTCGGTGGCCCAGGCGCGCCAGCAGCTGGCCAGTGCCCAGCAGACCCAGGCGCTCGACGTGCAGCAGCTGGCGGCCTCCGTGGCGGCCGCCCAGAAGCAGGTCGACGCGGACCAGGCCACGCTCACGCAGGACCAGGCCACGGCATCGGCGAGCCCGAGCAGCACGCCCGCAGCCAATGCGCTGACCGCGGCGCAGGCGCAGCTGGCCAAGGACCAGCAGTCCCTCACCCAGGCCCAGAACCAGCAGGCCTCCTCGACCCTCAAGGACCAGCAGCAGGTCGCCGGGGCGGGCGTCTCGCTCAGCTCGGCGCAGAACGCCCAGGCCAATGCGGCGCCCGCGAACGTCACGAGCGCCCAGATCACGCTCAAGACCGCCCAGGACAACCTCGCCGACTGCGTGGTCAAGGCCCCCTCGAACGGCACGGTGACCGCCATCGGTGCGGTGGTGGGCGCGAACGCGTCCGGGGGCTCCTCGGGCGGTTCGAGCGCCTCCGGGGCCGGGTCTGCGGCCTCCGCCGGAAGCACCGGCGCGTCGTCGTCCGGCGCTGCCGGGTCCGGATCGGCGGCGGGCCTCGTGACCCTCACGGACGCCGGCCACCTCCAGGTCACGGCGGCCTTCTCCGAGTCGGACGTCGCGGCCATGAAGGCGGGCCAGGCCGCGACCCTCACCTTCCCGGCCCTGAAGGCCGACGCCGGCGCGCCGCCGGTGACGGGGACCGTCACCTCGATCGCGGCGACCTCCACGACCACCAACGGCGTCGTCACCTATGCCGTGACCGTCTCGATCGCGAACCCGCCGGCGGCCGTGCGCCTCGGCGAGAGCGCCACGGTGGCGGTCACGACGGCGTCGGCCGACAACGCGCTCGTGGTGCCGACCCTCGCGATCACGACTGCGGGCACGCGCCAGACGGTGACCGTGCAGCGCAACGGTGCGGACGTCCCGGTGGCCGTGACCACCGGCGTGACGGCGAACGGCCGCACCCAGATCCTCACGGGCTTGGGCGAGGGGGACCAGATCGTGCTCCCCAGCGTGACCGGCACCACGGACACCTCGACCCAGAACCCGCGGGGCCTCTTCGGCGGGGGCTTCGGCGGCGGCGCCGGGGGCAACGGCGGCGGCGGGGCGCGAGGAGGCACGAGTGGCGGCAGCAACTCCGGCACCGGCCGCTGA
- a CDS encoding MFS transporter: MATLLRTEPGLGTALRAKRRILASAFVGTTIEWYDFYLYGTASALVFNKQFFPDASPLVGVLASFATYAVGFIARPLGGVISGHLGDRIGRKALLVASLLTMGIASTLIGVLPNYASIGILAVVGLVGLRLIQGLSAGAEWGGSALLSVEHAPAGRRGLFGSFTQVGSAAGMLLATGAYALTQGFLTPEQFQSFGWRLPFLLSGVLVLIGLWIRLGVTDAEEFTAVKDAARTVARPVARVLREHPRGILVTIGMRLVQPAIYTLMTVYILGYLKDRRHDTTSGLAAILIVSAIGLLSGPFWGWLSDRIGRRRIAVGASVGVVVLIWPFFWFLDHGSLAFLPLVLLVGMNILHDAIYGPQAAWFAEQFPTELRYSGVSFGYQVGTVLSAAVTPLVAAALLQAGGGAPWLVCGWFAVLGVLTTAAALAAKDPVGLRAAQPATAEGGAGA, encoded by the coding sequence ATGGCCACCCTCCTGAGAACCGAGCCGGGACTCGGCACCGCCCTGCGCGCCAAGCGCCGCATCCTCGCCTCGGCGTTCGTCGGCACCACCATCGAGTGGTACGACTTCTACCTCTACGGCACGGCCTCGGCCCTCGTGTTCAACAAGCAGTTCTTCCCCGACGCGAGCCCGCTCGTGGGCGTCCTGGCCTCGTTCGCCACCTACGCGGTCGGGTTCATCGCGCGGCCCCTCGGCGGCGTCATCTCCGGCCACCTCGGGGACCGGATCGGCCGCAAGGCCCTGCTCGTGGCCTCCCTGCTGACCATGGGCATCGCCTCCACCCTCATCGGCGTCCTGCCGAACTATGCCTCCATCGGCATCCTCGCCGTGGTGGGACTCGTGGGACTCCGGCTCATCCAGGGCCTCTCCGCCGGCGCCGAGTGGGGCGGCTCCGCGCTGCTCTCCGTCGAGCACGCCCCGGCCGGCCGGCGCGGACTCTTCGGCTCGTTCACGCAGGTGGGCTCGGCGGCCGGCATGCTCCTGGCCACCGGCGCGTACGCGCTCACGCAGGGGTTCCTCACCCCTGAGCAGTTCCAGTCGTTCGGGTGGCGGCTGCCGTTCCTCCTCTCCGGCGTCCTCGTCCTGATCGGCCTGTGGATCCGCCTGGGCGTGACCGACGCAGAGGAGTTCACGGCGGTCAAGGATGCCGCGCGCACCGTGGCCCGGCCCGTGGCGCGCGTGCTGCGCGAGCACCCGCGCGGAATCCTCGTGACCATCGGTATGCGGCTCGTCCAGCCCGCCATCTACACGCTCATGACCGTGTACATCCTCGGGTACCTCAAGGACCGCCGCCACGACACCACCTCGGGCCTGGCCGCGATCCTCATCGTCTCCGCCATCGGGCTGCTCTCGGGCCCGTTCTGGGGTTGGCTCTCCGACCGGATCGGACGCCGGCGCATCGCCGTCGGGGCGTCCGTGGGCGTCGTGGTGCTCATCTGGCCGTTCTTCTGGTTCCTCGACCATGGCAGCCTGGCCTTCCTCCCGCTCGTGCTCCTCGTCGGGATGAACATCCTCCATGACGCGATCTACGGCCCCCAGGCCGCGTGGTTCGCCGAGCAGTTCCCCACCGAGCTGCGCTATTCGGGAGTCTCGTTCGGCTACCAGGTCGGCACCGTGCTCTCCGCGGCGGTCACCCCGCTCGTCGCCGCGGCCCTGCTCCAGGCCGGGGGCGGGGCGCCGTGGCTCGTGTGCGGCTGGTTCGCCGTGCTCGGCGTCCTCACCACGGCGGCGGCCCTCGCCGCCAAGGACCCGGTCGGCCTCCGCGCCGCCCAGCCGGCCACCGCGGAGGGCGGAGCGGGCGCCTGA